In the genome of Streptomyces lydicus, the window CGGCTCGTCGCCCTTGGCCTGCGTCGAGTTGTGGGCGCACTGCTGGTTCTGCGGCGACGACAGGATGTTGAGGTCCTGCAGCGCGAAGCCGTGCACACCCTGGAGGTTCGCCTTGCCCAGACCGAGGCACACGTCGTTCAGCGACCCCTGGACGAGCCCGAGCTGGGTGCTCAGGTGGCCGCGCGTGGTGGAGTTGCCGTAGACCGACGTCGCCCCGTTTCCGTTGACCGTGCTGGTGCCCCTCTGGTCACCGATCGCCATGGCGTCGGGAGCGGCCGCAGCGGAGATACCGATCAGCGACGCCGCCACAGCCGCGCCCGCCATCATCTTCTTCATCACGCAAACCCTTCAGGAGAAGAAACTCCCGACACGGGAGCCCTGTTTGAACAACCCGCCATACGGGCTTGAGTTCTGCACCGTCACCCGAATAGCAGGCACCAGGCCTTCCGCATGGGAATCAGCTTCCGCTGCCGCCGGTGTCCCGCCCCAATTCGCATACCGACAATGCGACTTGTCGCTCTCGGGGCAGCCCGGAACGCCCGATCTCCATGGCACTTCGCCACCACACGACGCAGGGCCCGCGAAACCACTGAACGGATTCGCAGGCCCTGCCCTCGCTTCGGACGGCATGCCAATACCCTCGCAGCCCCATCAATCTCGCAAGGGCATTGGCACGCTTCCCTCCACACATCATTCCTAACGATCCGGCACGGCGGAGTTCCGTCACGAGCGAATAACATTTCCGCTCCAGTGCCGGACAGCAGAAACCCGGGCCGCCCGGAAGAAGGAGGACCGGGCGGCCCGGGT includes:
- a CDS encoding rodlin gives rise to the protein MKKMMAGAAVAASLIGISAAAAPDAMAIGDQRGTSTVNGNGATSVYGNSTTRGHLSTQLGLVQGSLNDVCLGLGKANLQGVHGFALQDLNILSSPQNQQCAHNSTQAKGDEPLSHMIDGIPVLSGNGVGNG